CCGGGGTTATCACTACTGATTTCGAACTTTCCATCCCAGCGCTGACGCACACGCTTTATGAATAGTCGGTCATGGGCGCTGAGCACATAGACTCCATCGATATCCACGATCTTGACTCCAGTGTCTACCAACATGATGTCGCCATCGTTGAATGTGCCCTTCATTGAATCGCCATAGCCATGAATGAATCGAAGGGCGGAAAGGGTGGAAGGCCGAACGCGCTGAGCTATCCATTCTTCATTCAGATGCAAGTCTCCCGTCATTACATCGTGCTCCAAAACGTCATTGCCAGGCCCCATTGACGCAGCATTCGCCAATAGGGGCACCACCACTGTCGGCTTTCCAGCCTGTGGCGCGGGACTGAGTTGGCCCACTCCCGCTCGTTCAAATTTTTTCATGTCTCCCTTGCCCGTTGCTAGCCAATCGGAGGACACGCCAAGTGCCTGCGCCGCGAACGAGTTGTTCTCAGCACTGAAAGCGCGGCTCATCCCATCCACCACTTTTTTGGCGGCCTGATAGGAAACACCAACAAGCTTGGCCAACTGGGTTGTGTCCACGTTTGCGGCGCTCATTGCCTGCGCTAGGCGATCTTTGTATTCAACCATGGTTGGTATGTTGAATGAAAATAGAGTAACTATGGTTGCAAGATTATTTGAACTATAGTTAAAATAAGGCATGAAAAAAGCTCATGCAATCAATCTGCTCGGCGGGTCAGTGCACGCAGCCGCAGCAACGCTTGATGTCACATATCAGGCCGTGAAAAAGTGGCCCGACCCGCTCTCGAAGCGAATCGAGGCTCGAGTTCTAGCTGAGGTGGCGCGCCAAAAGCTAGGAAGTGACTTCGCAGATCGCGACGTCGATGTGACCGCATGTGAGCAGGTCTAACCGATGCCTCATCTCCTTCCCCTCACCCCACTGAGCTCCGCGCGGCTCGACTTGCAGCGCATCTGCAGCTCTCCATTCACCCATGCCATTTCCAAGCTGCTCGTCGTCATGAATCGACGTGTCGCACCAGCGGCGTCCGTGTTAGCGCTGATTGCTGTGCGTGTGCTGGTGTGGAAGAGGCGGCCAGCGGTCGCAGCGATTGGGGTAGGGCGTTGTGTGTTCATGGCCTCAATCATCAATTTCCGAGTCTTTCCCGTCCACGTCCAAAAAATGGAGAACCGGACATGAGTGCTTTGCTCGATGCGCTGACGCGCGGCATTACCAACTACTTGGGTGGGCGCAAGACGTTGCTTACCCGACTGTGTGTCGACAAATCCGACGAGGTGTTTCGCAAGGAGCTTCAGGGCAGTGCGCATCACAAGCTCGGGGCTGTTGATGCTCTCGCGGCGGCTGTTGCCTGCTGCCAGGCGCAGACCCCTCATTGCTACGACTACGCCTCTCACATTGCAGAAGAGTGTGGTGGGCGCTTCGTTCTTCACGACGAGGCGTTGATCGCATGCGCAGATCCAGTCCGACGCATCACCTCGCTCGTGCGTGAAACCGGTGATGTGACTTCGGTGGTCATCGAGGCCATGTCTGACGGCGTGGTCAGCGACAACGAGCTTGCAGTGATCGAGCGCGAGATCAGTGAAGCCGAAGAGGCCCTTCGCAAGCTGCGCCGCGCCGCTCAGGCGGTGAATGCGGCAGGGAAGCCGCGCACCGAGCGCGACATGGTCACGTTGCCCGTGCGCTCCATGCGCAATGAGGTGCCTGCGTGACAGCGCCCGAGAAAACCGCCGCACAACTCCAGCAAGAGCTGGAAGAAGCAGAGCGCATTGCCGCATCGTTGCGTGAGCAGTTGGAGCAGGCGAAGTGGCGCGAGGAATACGACGAGACCCAGCCTGCGGGCTGAACAGTTTTGCCGACGGCCAGGGTAGCTCCCGCAACGCAGAAACACCACCTGCCGGCCGTTGGCGCCTATTTCACAAGTGGTGCATGAAAGGTGAGCATGACTGAAAACAATCAACCCATTGACAGCGAGACCACAGAGATCGCTGGACCGTCTTGGGACGAGATGCGCGCCGAAGGTCTCATGGTCGTAGATCACGAGTACGACAAGCTCGCCGTCTATGTTGGCGGCGATGAGGGCAGTGTCGTCGTGATGAGCCAAGACTTTGCCGACAAGCAGCTTCAGTTCCTTATTGTTCCCTGCGCCAATGTGCGCAAGTTGATTTACGCATTGGAGCAGGCGTTGCCAGATGCCGAAGAGGACGAGCGCGCATTCAACTTGAAGTGTGAGCATGCCGAGCGTGACTACGACGCGGCAGTTGCTCGCGGTGAAATTCAGGAGGGCTGAACCTCATGGCAGGCGACTGGATCAAGATGCGCGGCAATCTGTGGGACGACCCGCGTGTTGCCGCTTTGGTGGACGTGACCGACACCAGTGAGGCCGCCGTGGTCGGCGCTCTCTACTGGCTGTGGGCGACGGCAGACCAACACACTGAAGATGGATTCATGCCGGGCCTCACGTTGCGTCAGATCGACCGCAAAACCGGCGTACAAGGGCTGGGTAAAGCACTGTGCGGAATTGGATGGCTTGCGGAAACTTCTGACGGAGTTTGTCTACTGAACTTCACAGAACATAACGGCGCGTCCGCAAAGCGTCGTGCAACAGACGCTCAACGCAAGGGCTACACGCGCAAGATGTCCGCACCCGATACGGACAATTGTGGGACAAATGGCGGACAAGATGAGGACGAAATCCGCCGGTCTGTGGAGCTAGAGAAAGAGAAAGAGAAAGAGAAGAATAAAGAAGAAACCCCCCAACCCCCAAAGGGGGGGCGACGCGGCAAGTCCGAAGTCGATCCTGATGGGTTTGCGGAATTCTGGACGGCGTATCCACGGAAGGTCGCCAAGGACGATGCTCGCAAGGCATTTGCGAAGCGAAACCCAACGCCAGAGCTTGTGTCCGAGATGGTCGCTGCAATCGGTATACAAGCGCGATCCGAGCAATGGCGCAAGGATGGCGGTCAGTTCATCCCGTATCCGGCGACTTGGCTCAGCAAAGGTTGCTGGAAGGACGAACCCGCCATCGGCGTGGCAGGTTCGGCAGCGCTCTCGCCAAGCGACCCGTTGATGGTGAAGGCAGCAGCATTGCCGCCCGAATGGTGGAAGCTCGCGGGCTTTGAGTCGAAGTGGGACGCCGAGGGTTCGCAGTGCAACTGGATGAACTACACGGAATTCCGGGATCGCAAGCGCGTGGCTCAGCCTGAAGGGGCTGCCGCATGAATGTCTCCGAGGTCAAGGATCGACTGGCCCAGCGTGCAGAAGACGTTGCCCAGCACCTGTTGCCGAACGGTAAGCGCAAGGGCCGTGAATGGACGGCAGGCAGCGTTGGCGGTGAAGAGGGTGGCAGTCTGTCGGTATGTGTCGGTGGTGCCAAAGCGGGCGTGTGGAGTGACTTCGCAACGGGTGCTGGTGGTGACCTCATCGATCTTTGGATGGCCTGCCGCTGCTTGACGCTGACGGAAGCGATGCGTGAGGCGAAAGACTATCTCGGGATACGCGAGATCACGCCAAAGCCTCCGGAGAAGAAATATCGCTTGCCCGAGAGGCCGCGCTGCTCAACGCCCAAGGGGCGGGTGCACCAGTGGCTCACAAGCGCTGCGCCGGATGGACGTTGTCTTACCGAAGAAACGCTCAAGGCATTCAAAGTCGGTGAGCAGGTCCTGAACGGCAATACGTATGCAGTGTTTCCGTACCTGGATGAGACAGGGCAGAAGCTGCTGAATGTGAAGTATCGGAATCCTGACAAGAAGGGCGATATGCGGCAGGAAAAGGATGCCGCACCTTGCCTCTTCGGCTGGCACCTGATCGATCCGAAGGCGCGCGCTGTGACGATCTGTGAAGGCGAGATCGATGCAATGACGCTGCATCAGATGGGCATTCCTGCGTTGTCGATCAACCAAGGAGCAGGCAATCACCAGTGGATCGAAACGGATTGGGATAGGTTGGAGCGATTCAGCGACATCACGATCTGCTTTGACCACGATGAGGCTGGCGACAAGGGTGCGCCTGAGGTCATGCGTCGTCTGGGGCTGGAGCGTTGCCGCCGGGTAATGCTGCCGAAGAAGGACCCGAACGAGTACCTTCAGTACGGCGCTGAGGCCTACGATTTCCGCGTGGCGGTGGATGAAGCCAAGGCGATGGACCCGGAGGAACTCGTCAGTGCTGACGACCATACCGAAGCTGTCATTGCGGAGTTTTGGCCGAGTGCTGACAAGCCGCGCCATCCTTGCCTCTATCTCGACAAGCCATTGGACTGGTTCGAGTTTCATCCGGGCGAATACACCGCATGGACAGGTTGGAACGGTCACGGCAAGAGTCTGCTGCTTGATCAAGTCCTACTCGGGCTGATGAAACAGGATCAGCGTGTTGTGGTGTTCTCGGGTGAGCTCACTGCTGCGCGCCACTTGAAGCGGATTCACAAACAAGCGTCAGGGCTCGACCGTCCGGCGCCTCAATACAGCCGCGCCATTGGCGAATGGCTGCGTGAACGCCTATGGGTCTTTGACATCGTGGGCAATGCGAAGTTGGGGCGATTGCTTGAAGTGTTCGCCTACGCAGCGCGGCGGTACGGGATCACGCATTTCGTCATCGACAGTTTGATGATGCTTGACGTGCCTGTGGACGGGCAAGGAGCGTTGTCTGCGCAGAAGCAGGCTGTCCAGAAGATTTGCGCATTTGCCCGAGGTTACGGCGTGCATGTCCACATGGTTGCCCATCCGCGCAAGGACCGCGATGAGTCGCGAGCGCCGAGCAAGATGGATATCGCGGGGAGTCTGGACATCGTCAACGCCGCCGACAACGTGTTTGCCGTCTGGCGCAACAAGAAGGACGAAGCGATGCCTGCAGAGGGTGATGTCGATGCGATGGCCAGGTGGCGCGCAAAGCAAGAGGAGGCGGACGGAAAGCTGATTCTCTCCAAGTACCGCCATGGCGATTTTCAAGACTACACGCAGTTGCTCTGGTTTGACAAAGACTCGATGCAGTACCGGACGCAGTCGCGCCGCTATCCACTTTCCTTTGTTGACTATTCCCGTGAGGAGTCATTCCATGAAAAGCTTGAAACAGCCTTTGCTCGCTGAGCATCCAACGTTCGATCCATCAAAGGTCTGGGTGCTTATGTGGAGCCAACAGCAAGGGATGCTGCACATCGAGACGCTGGCAGAAATGCTGAGCGATCACCTTGGTGCCTTTCGCATGGATTTGGCAACTGAGTATGTGCCTCTGGTGATTGGTGATGAGTTCGTTGTGGAGCAGGCCGCCGAGGCGATCCGTCACACGATGACCAAGCGCCATGACGAGAAGCACAACGGCGAGGTTGGACATCTGCCCTATGACCAACTGCCGTGAGATCCCTGAAATGCAACTTGAATCCCACGCCTTGCTTTGGAGTCAGTCGCAGCGCGCGCTTCATGTTGAGCCGCTGGCCGAAATGCTCCGCTCGAATCTCCGTGCATTCATTGCGAATCGAAGCATGGATTACGTGCCGCTGTTCATTGGATCAGATGACGCGTGTCGCGCTGCTGCTGATGGGATGCGGGCAAACATGGACAGGCTTGCTGCGGCTGGCCGTGTGGGTGTGATTGAGCGAGTGGATTGAACAGAAGGAGCAGCGATTGAACAGACAACCAATTGATTTCAATGCAGTGTCGCCAGAGCAGCGACCAGTCGACAAGCGCTTGGCCAACTGGGGGCGCTGGTGCCTCGGTGGATGGGGTGCTCCGTCCTCTTGCCCTATGTTTCGGCTGACCCCGCCCACACCGCCTCAGCGTCGTGATGTGACCTCCAGAGGCGGCGCTGTCTCCGTGGATATTGCGGACGCCTCGAAGGTTGCGAGTGCCGTGCAGGGATTGCCTGAGAAACACCGACATGCCTTGAACTGGCTCTATGTGCGTCCATGCAGCCCGCGACGGATTTGCGAGGCATTGGGCGTCTCGGCTCATGGCTTGTTCGACCTTCTGGTGTCGGGCCGCCAGATGCTGATCAACCGGGGGATGTGATGAACAAGTTGGACATGCCATTGGAATGCTATCCGCTGCCATCCGATGACGAGTTGGTGGTCAATGAAAGAATTCTTGGAGACTGCGGGCATCACGATACGTTCGTGCGCCGCTCCCATTCATTTGGCTGGATGACGCGGTGTCGGCAATGCGGATGGGAAATCGAGTTTGGGAGCTACGCCGATCAGCGTCCAGGCCGAGAGGAAGAGCGGAAATTGTGGCTTCGCTCGCAACTCCGGCCAGCTCATGGGAAGCTGAACTCCATGCCTGTCGAGTGGCGCTTGAAGGCGATGGGGTGGGGCATCAGCTACATGACCAGAAATGGGCAAACGGTATGCACGCTTGAGAAGAATGGAAGGCGCGTCAGTTCACGCAGTCATTCCGATCAGGCTGCCGCGCTGGTGGACTCCGCCGCACAGTTGGCGCGTGTGTTGACGGTCGAAAAAGACTTGATGTAGAATTACGCTAACGACTGAGCGCCGCGCGACGCACCAACAGGGTCGACCTTCCGCACACGGAGGCCGATTCGTCGGTAAAACTCAGTGTTTGAGCCCTCCCTGTGCGGAGGGTTTCGTGTTTGTGGACCGTCGCGGTGGAGTTGAAGCCCTGATCAGAGGTGGTCGGGGCTTTTCTATTTGGATCCTAGATAGGGCGGCACTGACAATTGTTGAATTTATCTACCGTCGCATCGTTGAATAATTTGCCGCCTTGGATTTTCAACAGAAGGTTGGTGATGCAGTCGTTTGAAGTGGTGATTGAGCGAGCAGATGGTGACGGAGTGTGCGAGGTCCAGATTGATGAAGGAATTACATCGTTTGGGCGCGCCAATGACAATCACATCGTTCTTGACGACCCCTCTGTCAGCGGTCATCACGGATTGCTTCGAGCCCGAATGAATGTGCTGATGATCGAGGATCGTGACAGCAAAAACGGGGTGCGCGTGAACGGTGGCCGAGTCATTCGCAAGACACTCTTTGCCGGAGATGAGGTCGAAGTTGGCTCATACAAGCTCCATGTGCGAGTTGGATCCAGAAGTCCTAGGGGATTTATTTGACAATCTGATCCGCCATTCGCCGGAGTAGTTACGCAGCCGCCCCGGTGGGGCCTCTGTATTTCCGGACTCCCCTTCCTGCGGTTGTACATGAGAATTGTCAACGAATTGTCAAATAGAATATGCTGCTTTTGCCCCTTTCATGCGCACTTTGTGCATGCTTGGGTCACATTGGAGTTGGCGTGAGTTTTGATGATGCTTTGAACGAGGCTGCGGTAGCTGTCCCTGAATGTGTGGCCGCAGGATATGTCGATGTTGCCTCAGGCATGTTGCTTTCCCTGAAGACGGTCGACTCGCATCCGCGTCAGGTCATCGACCTGCTCGCGGCCGCAACAGCCGACATGTTCAACGGGCCTAGTGTGAGTACGATCGAACGTATGTTCAAAAAGGCGCGTGGTCTCGAAGACGATGGCTATCATTATTTCCATGAAATCATTGTCAATAGCGACAACTTGATTCATGTTTTTTTGCGAGGAAAGAAAAATCCAGAGTACGTTGCTGTGTTCGTGTGCAGAAAAACAGCGAATTTAGGAATGGCGTTAACAAAGGCTCGGTTGGCCCTACCTGCGCTAGAAGCTGCGTTCTAGCGCAGCAAAGCCACCAAGCCCATACGATACGTCTACTGAGAGCGAGTACTTTTTTGGACCGTCGCGGAAGAAGTGGTTATGGCCCGGCAGGGCGTTTGTCGGCCTCGGGT
This genomic stretch from Diaphorobacter sp. HDW4B harbors:
- a CDS encoding toprim domain-containing protein produces the protein MNVSEVKDRLAQRAEDVAQHLLPNGKRKGREWTAGSVGGEEGGSLSVCVGGAKAGVWSDFATGAGGDLIDLWMACRCLTLTEAMREAKDYLGIREITPKPPEKKYRLPERPRCSTPKGRVHQWLTSAAPDGRCLTEETLKAFKVGEQVLNGNTYAVFPYLDETGQKLLNVKYRNPDKKGDMRQEKDAAPCLFGWHLIDPKARAVTICEGEIDAMTLHQMGIPALSINQGAGNHQWIETDWDRLERFSDITICFDHDEAGDKGAPEVMRRLGLERCRRVMLPKKDPNEYLQYGAEAYDFRVAVDEAKAMDPEELVSADDHTEAVIAEFWPSADKPRHPCLYLDKPLDWFEFHPGEYTAWTGWNGHGKSLLLDQVLLGLMKQDQRVVVFSGELTAARHLKRIHKQASGLDRPAPQYSRAIGEWLRERLWVFDIVGNAKLGRLLEVFAYAARRYGITHFVIDSLMMLDVPVDGQGALSAQKQAVQKICAFARGYGVHVHMVAHPRKDRDESRAPSKMDIAGSLDIVNAADNVFAVWRNKKDEAMPAEGDVDAMARWRAKQEEADGKLILSKYRHGDFQDYTQLLWFDKDSMQYRTQSRRYPLSFVDYSREESFHEKLETAFAR
- a CDS encoding phage regulatory CII family protein; the protein is MSALLDALTRGITNYLGGRKTLLTRLCVDKSDEVFRKELQGSAHHKLGAVDALAAAVACCQAQTPHCYDYASHIAEECGGRFVLHDEALIACADPVRRITSLVRETGDVTSVVIEAMSDGVVSDNELAVIEREISEAEEALRKLRRAAQAVNAAGKPRTERDMVTLPVRSMRNEVPA
- a CDS encoding XRE family transcriptional regulator, with product MPYFNYSSNNLATIVTLFSFNIPTMVEYKDRLAQAMSAANVDTTQLAKLVGVSYQAAKKVVDGMSRAFSAENNSFAAQALGVSSDWLATGKGDMKKFERAGVGQLSPAPQAGKPTVVVPLLANAASMGPGNDVLEHDVMTGDLHLNEEWIAQRVRPSTLSALRFIHGYGDSMKGTFNDGDIMLVDTGVKIVDIDGVYVLSAHDRLFIKRVRQRWDGKFEISSDNPGIKTSDILDGREELDVRGRVLWAWNGQKL
- a CDS encoding FHA domain-containing protein, with amino-acid sequence MQSFEVVIERADGDGVCEVQIDEGITSFGRANDNHIVLDDPSVSGHHGLLRARMNVLMIEDRDSKNGVRVNGGRVIRKTLFAGDEVEVGSYKLHVRVGSRSPRGFI